From the genome of Leptospiraceae bacterium, one region includes:
- a CDS encoding biopolymer transporter ExbD, translating to MKYFGKKKKLADVNFLDMSSLMDIIFILLIFVMVSISFSKDYKVIDMTLPETKEGNTPETEEHKSLTISLKADGSIYYEKEKIGLEDLKLKMAGKEMQKREVYLNIEKKVYYENFINLMEVLKKVNIQKVKLGLEESS from the coding sequence ATGAAATACTTTGGAAAAAAGAAAAAACTTGCAGATGTAAATTTTCTCGATATGTCGAGCCTGATGGATATTATTTTCATCTTGCTAATATTCGTGATGGTGAGCATTAGCTTTTCCAAAGACTACAAAGTAATTGATATGACTTTACCGGAAACAAAAGAAGGAAATACGCCGGAAACAGAAGAACATAAAAGCCTAACTATTTCTTTAAAAGCGGATGGAAGCATTTATTATGAAAAAGAGAAAATCGGGCTTGAGGATTTAAAACTTAAGATGGCAGGTAAAGAAATGCAAAAAAGGGAAGTGTATCTAAATATAGAAAAAAAAGTATATTATGAAAACTTTATAAATCTAATGGAAGTTCTTAAAAAAGTAAATATTCAAAAGGTGAAATTAGGTTTAGAAGAGAGTTCTTAA
- a CDS encoding RtcB family protein, which yields MCISEVKGVNVPIKLWTRAEEVESEALQQLKNISALPWVFHHVAVMPDVHYGKGATVGSVIAMKDAISPAAVGVDIGCGMAALKTNLKAFDLPESLSQLRQRIEAKIPLGHEAHDSPVIDEVFKRDSKYKRIVKFFRAFKELDPKVQELQGKAMKQVGTLGSGNHFIELCLDSEKTVWLMLHSGSRNIGKSLAEIHIGRAKKLAHNQSLPDKDLAVFLENTEEMRAYRRDLEWAQDYALLNRKAMLFLYKKIMKSLFPQMEVEEEIHCHHNYVSEEIHFGENLLVTRKGAISARTGEMGIIPGSMGARSFIVRGLGNPDSFQSASHGAGRRMSRGEAKRRFSRADLERETLGVECRKDGGVIDEIPSAYKNIDEVMKNQSGLVEIVYELKQILCVKG from the coding sequence ATGTGTATTTCTGAAGTAAAAGGTGTGAATGTTCCCATTAAACTCTGGACGAGAGCAGAAGAAGTAGAGTCAGAAGCTTTACAGCAGTTAAAAAATATTTCTGCTTTACCCTGGGTTTTTCATCATGTGGCAGTTATGCCCGATGTGCATTACGGAAAAGGTGCAACTGTTGGTTCTGTAATTGCCATGAAAGATGCGATAAGCCCGGCTGCTGTAGGTGTGGATATAGGCTGTGGAATGGCAGCTCTCAAAACCAATTTGAAGGCCTTTGATTTACCTGAGTCCTTATCTCAGCTCAGACAGAGGATTGAAGCGAAGATTCCTCTCGGCCACGAAGCACATGATTCACCGGTTATTGATGAAGTATTTAAAAGAGATTCCAAATATAAGAGAATTGTAAAGTTTTTTCGAGCTTTTAAAGAGCTGGATCCTAAGGTGCAGGAATTACAGGGAAAAGCGATGAAACAAGTCGGAACTCTCGGAAGCGGAAACCATTTTATCGAACTCTGCCTTGATTCAGAAAAGACTGTCTGGTTAATGCTACATTCGGGTTCGAGGAATATTGGTAAGAGTCTCGCGGAAATCCATATAGGCAGGGCAAAAAAGTTAGCTCATAACCAGTCATTACCCGATAAAGACCTTGCTGTTTTTTTAGAGAATACGGAGGAGATGAGAGCCTATAGAAGAGACCTCGAATGGGCACAGGACTATGCTCTTCTAAACCGAAAAGCTATGCTTTTCTTATATAAGAAAATTATGAAAAGCTTATTCCCGCAGATGGAAGTCGAAGAAGAAATACACTGTCATCATAACTATGTCAGTGAAGAAATACATTTTGGTGAAAATTTGCTTGTCACAAGAAAGGGAGCTATAAGTGCCCGTACGGGAGAAATGGGGATCATTCCCGGTTCTATGGGAGCCCGTTCGTTCATTGTAAGGGGACTCGGAAACCCGGATTCTTTTCAGAGTGCTTCTCATGGTGCCGGAAGGAGGATGAGCCGGGGGGAAGCAAAGCGCAGGTTTTCGAGGGCCGATCTGGAAAGAGAAACTCTCGGAGTAGAGTGTCGAAAGGATGGTGGGGTTATCGATGAAATTCCTTCTGCCTACAAAAATATCGATGAAGTAATGAAAAATCAATCAGGACTGGTCGAAATCGTATATGAATTGAAACAGATACTCTGTGTAAAAGGCTAA
- a CDS encoding membrane-binding protein codes for MKKRFHKIILILSLLSGAIFILAVVLQNPKGNCVQGDCKNGRGILEFTKGLRYTGEFKDGLQHGFGTFADAKGNRYEGSWHKGKKQGFGTYSYPGGETYSGFFHKDKKWGKGIYTWNDQTRYTGMWKNGEPEGEGIVTLPGGREMKGIYKNGTIYEGEGIYIYDDGSKYIGEWKDGKRHGEGILKDKTGKLIFQGKWREGQFSKDNG; via the coding sequence ATGAAAAAACGTTTCCATAAGATAATTCTTATATTATCCCTTCTGTCGGGAGCCATATTTATCCTTGCGGTAGTATTGCAAAACCCGAAAGGGAACTGCGTGCAGGGTGACTGCAAGAACGGCAGGGGAATTTTAGAATTCACGAAAGGACTTCGCTATACAGGTGAATTCAAAGACGGGCTACAGCACGGATTTGGTACGTTTGCCGATGCTAAGGGCAATCGCTACGAAGGTAGCTGGCACAAAGGAAAAAAGCAGGGCTTCGGCACCTACAGCTACCCCGGCGGGGAAACCTACAGCGGCTTCTTTCATAAAGATAAGAAATGGGGAAAGGGCATCTACACCTGGAATGACCAAACCCGCTACACAGGTATGTGGAAAAACGGAGAACCGGAGGGTGAGGGAATTGTTACCCTGCCCGGAGGCAGGGAAATGAAGGGAATCTATAAAAACGGGACTATCTACGAAGGAGAAGGAATCTACATTTACGATGACGGCAGCAAGTATATCGGGGAATGGAAAGATGGCAAGCGTCACGGGGAGGGAATATTGAAAGATAAGACAGGGAAGTTAATCTTTCAAGGCAAGTGGAGAGAAGGACAGTTTTCAAAGGATAATGGATAA
- a CDS encoding nucleotide pyrophosphohydrolase, which translates to MNQDLSLNEAQTIVDEWIKKYGVRYYSELTNLAILMEETGEFARLMARTFGEQSFKEKDKESDIETEMGDILFVLICLANQMGISLNTCLQKTLDKNTKRDKDRHIQNEKLF; encoded by the coding sequence ATGAACCAGGACTTAAGCTTGAACGAAGCCCAAACAATTGTAGATGAATGGATAAAAAAATATGGTGTTCGGTATTATTCCGAATTAACCAACCTTGCTATCCTCATGGAAGAAACCGGTGAGTTCGCAAGGCTAATGGCCAGAACTTTTGGAGAACAATCCTTTAAAGAAAAAGATAAGGAATCGGATATTGAAACCGAAATGGGAGATATACTCTTTGTCTTGATCTGTCTCGCCAATCAAATGGGAATCTCTCTAAATACCTGTTTACAAAAAACTCTGGATAAAAACACAAAACGGGATAAGGATAGACACATTCAAAACGAGAAGCTTTTTTAA
- a CDS encoding DUF4376 domain-containing protein has protein sequence MKLSDLEYNTPLEAKLAELETLFEQKTEAGVSFYVLSVDAEVVFQANEKSITRISAAITQLGVLSEIGLNVTEYNWTARDNITYTLTITELKQLGIKIGEHFTECHRIKCAVRDFLHNSVHPDIVDLEGEWEMQS, from the coding sequence ATGAAATTATCAGATTTAGAATATAATACACCCCTTGAGGCGAAATTAGCCGAACTGGAAACCCTGTTTGAACAAAAAACAGAGGCGGGAGTTTCATTCTATGTTTTATCTGTTGATGCCGAGGTAGTTTTTCAGGCAAACGAAAAAAGCATAACCCGGATTTCCGCTGCTATTACCCAGCTTGGTGTATTATCCGAAATCGGATTGAATGTCACCGAATACAATTGGACTGCGAGAGATAATATTACCTATACTCTAACGATTACCGAGCTAAAACAACTCGGCATAAAAATAGGTGAGCATTTTACTGAGTGCCACAGAATCAAATGCGCAGTGAGAGATTTTTTACACAATTCTGTGCATCCGGATATTGTAGATTTAGAAGGTGAATGGGAGATGCAATCATGA
- a CDS encoding type II toxin-antitoxin system VapC family toxin — translation MFSTGTTSTLFPGTIRNTGSTTVKFILDTNICIHFLNGTSTKVKNNFLKYHNEICICSPVIAELYYGAFKSYHKNENVKRIDDFVDKITSLSFNNKAAYHYGLIRTQLEKGGTPIGPNDLIIAAIAVANNLTLVTNNIKEFSRIENLSLEDWIK, via the coding sequence ATGTTTTCAACAGGAACCACTTCAACGCTATTCCCAGGGACAATACGAAATACGGGAAGCACTACAGTGAAATTTATTCTGGACACAAACATTTGTATTCACTTCCTTAATGGCACATCTACAAAAGTAAAAAACAATTTTCTTAAATACCATAATGAAATTTGTATATGCTCTCCGGTGATTGCTGAACTATATTATGGTGCTTTCAAGAGTTACCATAAAAATGAAAATGTAAAGAGAATTGATGACTTCGTAGATAAAATAACCAGCCTATCTTTTAATAACAAAGCAGCCTATCATTACGGACTAATTAGAACTCAATTAGAAAAGGGTGGAACCCCCATCGGGCCAAATGACTTAATTATAGCAGCAATAGCTGTAGCAAATAATCTTACACTTGTAACAAACAATATAAAAGAATTTTCCAGAATAGAAAATCTTTCCCTCGAAGATTGGATTAAATAA
- a CDS encoding DUF1574 family protein, whose translation MNLTFFRYKFLFIPLLFALLVFLVEKVAGTDSVRHYTETRIEFSFYEAKHDLMEKLVKFQKSRKPEEKLLILFGTSHFGEFSNHYIAEQYPGLVTYNFSAPLAPPSFLYYYLEEILAAGIKVDFAVFEYLPETFQSSANQYALKYSYDWEFMYKYLSVFPIRELEQFSSFHLFHTLKFPVRFKDAYKRMKNPLLKEQMKLLQKSIEYANDKNNGGISFHGTQQLAGSNTQLQFYKEQMKKEGKSNIENLDLDRIKKLYLKQEAEKHYNTSMAHFREDRVQKFFFEKFITSCKEHKINLILLRTFVTEELATLIEKNPSYQEWNKEKLALIKKYKVPYLNLEEKRSEIQCKEFLDSNHLAGACFTEVTAQLIKILKELQ comes from the coding sequence ATGAACCTCACTTTCTTTCGATATAAATTCTTATTCATACCGCTACTTTTTGCTTTACTTGTTTTTTTAGTAGAGAAAGTAGCGGGCACTGATTCGGTCAGGCACTATACAGAAACCCGTATCGAGTTTTCTTTTTATGAAGCCAAACACGATTTGATGGAAAAGTTAGTAAAGTTTCAGAAGAGCCGTAAACCCGAGGAAAAACTTCTAATTCTTTTCGGAACCTCTCACTTCGGAGAATTCTCCAATCATTATATAGCGGAACAATATCCCGGCCTTGTTACCTACAATTTTTCTGCTCCTCTTGCCCCCCCTTCTTTCTTATACTACTATCTTGAAGAAATCCTTGCTGCCGGGATAAAGGTGGATTTCGCTGTTTTTGAATACCTCCCGGAAACGTTCCAGAGTTCAGCCAACCAGTATGCTCTGAAATACTCCTATGACTGGGAGTTTATGTATAAGTATCTCTCCGTATTTCCCATCCGGGAGCTGGAACAATTTAGCAGCTTCCACCTATTTCATACACTTAAATTCCCCGTTCGTTTTAAAGATGCTTATAAGCGTATGAAAAATCCCTTACTTAAAGAACAGATGAAACTACTTCAAAAATCGATTGAATATGCGAATGACAAAAATAATGGAGGAATTTCCTTCCATGGAACCCAACAATTAGCAGGCTCGAATACTCAACTTCAGTTCTATAAAGAACAAATGAAAAAAGAAGGAAAGTCTAATATTGAAAATTTGGATCTGGACAGGATAAAAAAACTTTATCTAAAACAGGAAGCCGAAAAGCATTACAATACCTCTATGGCACATTTCAGAGAAGACAGGGTACAAAAGTTCTTCTTCGAAAAATTTATTACAAGCTGCAAAGAACATAAGATAAACCTTATCCTTTTACGGACCTTTGTTACAGAAGAGCTTGCAACTTTAATAGAAAAGAATCCGTCTTATCAGGAATGGAACAAGGAAAAATTAGCTCTTATCAAAAAGTATAAAGTTCCCTATCTAAACTTAGAGGAAAAACGTTCTGAGATTCAATGCAAAGAATTTCTGGATTCCAACCACCTCGCCGGTGCCTGTTTTACAGAAGTTACTGCACAGCTCATAAAAATCTTGAAGGAGTTGCAATGA
- a CDS encoding efflux RND transporter permease subunit, with protein MKLNWTGKLTSIFVKNGRLSLLLVVTLFIWGIFSFILTPKQYNPKIVAPAFQIRVEFPGASRMEVLEQVTRPLENIIRDIPEVEDIFSVTYDGGIAIVNVNFYVGENLENAKITLTDRINSRLNFTPIGARPPLIRSVDPDDVPVMTLAVQSDVKTEVELRKFAFQLRQKLIQVEGTSSIDVVGGRKRELSVLIDPTKLARSGVGINEIQMALHRQNIYAPSGMIKTKQAYVPLEVDGIIKNAKELENVVLIVGDAGLIRLKDVAEVKEGISEVEEYVRHIGKKDGNLQQKKSVVLISLAKKKTANISSVTSSIIEALKAPGMIPEGIIVEPIVNEGRVARTEIDGLIINLIQAVLIVVAILLVSLDFRAALLVGISIPLTLASVFGVGYLAGQNVNRITLFALILSLGLLVDSATVVIENIVRKLKLDKPKKGQHKLVFKMNTVIDAVNEVGIGLFISTVTTVLAFLPMAYVTGMMGPYMGPIPFFVPTALILALFIAYTINPWLAFVFIKVEEDTEKKDNIFSKILNSLNSIGNKIFDFYKGILHGIMSSKKQRAMWLIVVGILLVLSMLLPAVTLVKFRMLPKADREQFYLYIDLKAGAPLEETLRVTSEFEKKLLEEKFVTMVQSYVGRPPILDFNGLFRGVEGRMESHQATIRIGLTKPETRNVVSEQLVMGLRNKLNDLAKTLNADGSIKLKLVEDPPGPPVLSTLLLRVTGYDEKLLLDIAKDIYPSVKKIEEVVDVDISTPEDRTTVSVEINLGRASQSRISAADIVNALRTAYNGDVIGVFHEDTNIEQEYIRLQMSRKFREDKSTLDKIYVYNDLRLKVPLSELVSIKDVPTKIPLRRENNQTTVYVYGDMANRSITYAAIDLIAFLWDYKLPGGTGKILETSLFGAKYLSDKGKVVEITIGGEWELTLEVFRDLGIAMGVAVFLVYFVLVAQFSSFREPLIILSTIPLSLIGVLPGFMFLYYVSGIYFTATSMIGVIALAGIAVNNSIILLEYLNSLKSEKVPLEDALIEAGVTRFRPVMLTTVTTVLGSLTIASDPVWAGLAYAIVFGLGISSVLTLIVFPILYYMIKGKEWRMILHGEGELPLTELAALDEEKRNAQIPQIQKQEVTPLAPAPDVKKEESSLPVNESKKHVGKKEQNPKKNE; from the coding sequence ATGAAACTGAATTGGACCGGCAAACTAACTTCTATTTTTGTCAAAAATGGAAGATTGTCACTTTTACTCGTGGTAACCCTCTTTATCTGGGGAATCTTTTCTTTTATTTTAACACCCAAGCAATATAATCCGAAGATTGTCGCCCCAGCTTTCCAGATCCGGGTAGAGTTTCCGGGTGCATCGAGAATGGAGGTTCTCGAACAGGTGACACGACCCCTGGAGAATATCATTCGTGATATACCTGAAGTAGAAGATATTTTTTCAGTGACGTATGATGGAGGAATAGCGATTGTCAACGTCAATTTCTATGTCGGCGAAAATTTAGAAAATGCTAAAATTACTTTAACTGATAGAATAAACAGCAGGCTAAACTTTACTCCTATTGGAGCGAGACCTCCGCTAATCCGTTCTGTGGATCCGGATGATGTGCCGGTTATGACCCTGGCAGTGCAGTCGGATGTTAAAACAGAGGTTGAGCTTAGAAAGTTTGCCTTTCAACTCAGACAAAAACTAATACAGGTAGAAGGTACCAGCAGCATAGATGTAGTAGGAGGAAGGAAACGAGAGCTATCGGTTCTCATTGATCCTACTAAATTAGCCAGAAGTGGTGTGGGGATAAACGAAATCCAAATGGCTTTGCACAGGCAGAACATTTATGCGCCCTCCGGTATGATTAAAACTAAACAGGCTTATGTTCCTCTTGAAGTGGATGGAATTATAAAAAATGCGAAAGAGTTGGAAAATGTTGTTTTAATCGTAGGAGATGCAGGTCTTATTCGCTTAAAAGATGTGGCTGAGGTCAAGGAAGGAATCAGTGAGGTTGAGGAGTATGTTCGGCACATAGGGAAAAAGGATGGCAACCTGCAACAGAAGAAAAGTGTGGTTCTTATTAGTCTGGCCAAGAAAAAAACCGCGAACATTTCGTCTGTAACTTCCAGTATTATAGAAGCTTTGAAAGCACCGGGAATGATTCCGGAAGGTATTATCGTTGAACCGATTGTGAATGAAGGAAGGGTTGCCAGAACTGAAATCGATGGTTTAATTATTAACCTCATCCAGGCTGTTTTGATTGTTGTGGCCATTCTGCTGGTTTCTCTTGACTTTCGAGCTGCCCTTTTAGTGGGTATTTCTATACCGCTAACCCTGGCCTCTGTTTTTGGTGTGGGTTATCTTGCCGGTCAAAATGTTAACCGTATTACTCTTTTTGCTCTTATTTTGTCTCTCGGTCTTCTGGTTGACTCTGCAACGGTAGTTATTGAAAACATCGTAAGAAAACTTAAATTAGATAAACCTAAAAAAGGACAGCATAAACTCGTATTTAAAATGAATACGGTGATTGACGCGGTAAATGAAGTGGGAATCGGACTTTTTATTTCTACTGTAACTACCGTGCTTGCTTTTCTTCCCATGGCCTATGTGACCGGGATGATGGGGCCCTATATGGGACCGATTCCCTTTTTTGTTCCGACAGCTTTAATTTTAGCCCTGTTTATTGCCTATACGATTAACCCCTGGTTAGCTTTCGTTTTTATAAAGGTAGAAGAGGATACAGAAAAAAAAGATAATATCTTTTCGAAAATTCTAAATAGCCTGAATTCGATAGGGAATAAAATCTTTGATTTTTACAAAGGCATTCTTCATGGAATCATGTCTTCCAAAAAACAAAGAGCTATGTGGCTTATAGTTGTAGGGATTCTTCTTGTATTGAGTATGCTTTTACCGGCTGTTACTCTTGTGAAATTTCGTATGCTACCTAAGGCGGACAGAGAACAATTTTACCTCTACATAGATCTTAAAGCCGGTGCTCCCCTTGAAGAGACCCTAAGAGTTACCAGTGAATTTGAAAAAAAATTACTCGAAGAAAAATTTGTTACTATGGTGCAGAGTTATGTAGGGCGACCTCCAATATTAGATTTTAATGGATTGTTTCGGGGTGTTGAAGGAAGGATGGAAAGTCATCAGGCTACTATCCGCATCGGTCTGACCAAGCCGGAAACCAGGAATGTAGTTTCCGAACAGCTTGTCATGGGGCTTCGAAACAAATTAAATGATCTGGCTAAAACTTTAAATGCAGACGGAAGTATTAAGCTGAAACTCGTCGAAGACCCACCCGGCCCACCGGTTCTTTCTACACTTTTACTCCGTGTAACGGGGTATGATGAAAAATTGTTATTAGATATTGCCAAAGATATCTATCCTTCAGTTAAAAAAATTGAGGAAGTCGTAGATGTGGATATTTCTACTCCGGAAGATAGGACTACAGTATCAGTCGAGATTAACCTGGGAAGAGCTTCTCAAAGCCGTATCAGTGCTGCTGATATTGTAAATGCTCTACGTACTGCTTATAATGGAGATGTTATCGGGGTTTTTCATGAAGATACTAATATTGAGCAGGAATATATTCGACTCCAGATGTCTCGAAAATTCCGAGAAGATAAAAGCACATTAGATAAAATTTATGTTTACAATGATCTCAGACTAAAAGTTCCTTTAAGTGAATTAGTAAGCATAAAAGATGTACCGACTAAGATTCCGCTACGCAGGGAAAATAACCAGACTACGGTGTATGTCTACGGTGATATGGCGAATCGTTCCATTACTTATGCAGCTATTGATTTAATTGCCTTTCTCTGGGATTATAAACTACCCGGAGGAACCGGAAAGATTCTCGAAACTTCTTTGTTCGGAGCCAAATATCTTTCGGATAAAGGGAAAGTGGTAGAAATAACTATCGGAGGAGAGTGGGAACTAACTCTTGAAGTATTTCGGGATCTGGGTATTGCTATGGGTGTGGCTGTATTCCTTGTATACTTTGTTCTGGTAGCACAATTTAGCTCGTTCCGGGAACCGCTTATCATTCTTTCGACTATTCCCTTAAGTTTAATCGGAGTTTTACCGGGCTTCATGTTCCTTTATTATGTAAGCGGAATTTACTTTACTGCGACATCGATGATCGGGGTAATTGCACTGGCAGGTATTGCGGTCAATAACTCTATTATACTATTGGAATATTTGAATTCTTTAAAATCCGAAAAAGTGCCTTTGGAAGATGCCCTGATTGAAGCCGGTGTTACTCGTTTTCGACCTGTAATGCTGACAACTGTTACTACAGTGCTCGGTTCCTTAACGATTGCCAGTGACCCTGTATGGGCAGGACTTGCTTATGCGATAGTTTTCGGTCTTGGAATCTCATCCGTATTAACCCTTATTGTTTTCCCGATTCTTTATTATATGATCAAGGGAAAAGAATGGAGAATGATTTTACATGGAGAAGGGGAATTACCCTTAACGGAACTTGCCGCTCTTGATGAAGAGAAGCGAAATGCTCAAATACCACAGATACAAAAGCAGGAAGTAACGCCGCTAGCACCTGCACCTGATGTAAAAAAGGAAGAATCTTCTTTACCTGTAAACGAATCCAAAAAACATGTTGGAAAGAAAGAACAGAATCCAAAGAAGAATGAATAG
- a CDS encoding cyclic nucleotide-binding domain-containing protein encodes MIENSEQLIQNIHTRIFTEGEVIFEEGDLSDETMFFLVRGDLSVLKKRQGEQVEIAIIPSGNFFGEIGIINSQPRAATIKVKSSDAKVMLFNKETLFYLTQNRPDFLFNIFKSAIEKLQRANGKYHRLHKQFPHISIDPFKEGEMARQLEKKKYAILDYINGVSTKVYVQKEVIFKEGQISNGAMFFIFEGDVEIIKERGPNGEERIATLKPGDFFGEMALIEDKPRSATARVGSAKTVLAQIDKPMFIKVARFYPHFLYSLLKIIFVRLSIMEDRISQILESAPIL; translated from the coding sequence ATGATAGAAAATAGTGAACAGTTAATTCAAAACATTCATACCCGTATTTTTACGGAAGGAGAAGTTATATTTGAAGAGGGAGATCTCTCCGATGAAACCATGTTTTTTTTGGTGAGGGGAGACTTATCTGTTCTGAAAAAGCGTCAGGGAGAACAGGTGGAAATTGCTATCATTCCTTCCGGAAATTTTTTCGGAGAAATCGGAATTATTAACAGTCAACCCAGGGCCGCTACTATAAAGGTGAAAAGTTCTGACGCTAAGGTCATGTTATTTAATAAGGAAACATTATTTTATCTCACCCAGAACCGACCTGATTTTTTATTTAATATCTTTAAAAGTGCTATTGAAAAACTGCAAAGAGCCAATGGAAAATACCACCGTCTTCATAAACAGTTTCCCCATATAAGTATTGATCCATTTAAAGAAGGGGAGATGGCAAGGCAGCTCGAAAAAAAGAAATATGCGATTTTAGATTATATAAATGGAGTTTCTACCAAGGTTTATGTTCAAAAAGAAGTTATCTTCAAAGAAGGACAGATTTCAAATGGAGCTATGTTTTTTATTTTTGAAGGAGATGTAGAAATCATTAAGGAGCGTGGACCGAACGGAGAAGAGAGAATTGCAACTCTTAAACCGGGGGATTTCTTCGGAGAAATGGCTCTTATTGAAGATAAGCCTCGTTCTGCAACTGCCCGTGTGGGGAGTGCAAAAACTGTGCTCGCGCAAATTGATAAACCTATGTTCATTAAAGTTGCCCGATTTTATCCGCATTTCTTGTATTCTTTATTGAAGATAATTTTTGTAAGACTTTCTATCATGGAAGATAGGATCTCTCAAATATTAGAATCTGCTCCTATATTATAA
- a CDS encoding MotA/TolQ/ExbB proton channel family protein — translation MYPLFFLSVTNLALFIHSFVEMNRLQKALGGKGKSSIYIESLQELSKEEAEDDIEKKLFLVEKKILWLSNLASLSTMLGLLGTVLGIYSAFQNMHAEKKASIEIFAGGISEALLTTIAGLCIAIPSMLAYHFLRNRLDSLELGFYHILKKFK, via the coding sequence ATGTATCCTCTTTTTTTTCTATCTGTTACAAACCTCGCTCTTTTTATTCACTCCTTTGTAGAAATGAATAGGTTGCAGAAGGCGCTTGGCGGTAAAGGCAAGTCTTCTATCTATATAGAAAGCTTACAGGAGTTATCAAAGGAGGAAGCAGAGGATGATATAGAAAAAAAGCTTTTTTTAGTAGAGAAAAAGATTCTCTGGTTAAGTAATCTTGCCTCTCTTTCCACTATGCTCGGTCTCTTAGGAACCGTTCTCGGAATCTATTCGGCCTTTCAGAATATGCATGCGGAAAAAAAAGCTTCCATCGAAATTTTTGCCGGGGGAATTAGCGAAGCTCTCTTAACTACTATTGCCGGTCTTTGTATTGCGATTCCCTCTATGTTGGCCTATCATTTCTTGCGGAACCGTCTTGATAGTCTTGAATTAGGATTCTACCATATTCTAAAGAAGTTCAAATGA
- a CDS encoding baseplate J/gp47 family protein, producing MNFYTSKSNIELEIERNVKDAKVFLGHNFNSPLSKVKTFIRALANGIYLFIDLPLASLIKAIHPHTSEEAELHEWLKRFGLVWKSATRSIHKIRVGSTEKIYYTTEIPVGTIFSTADEKIQFQSTKTAYLLPTTEIDSRGFYTVEVEVECLLEGTVGNVAQDGITEILDYLDEIDVVYNPDSEPVSLGSDRETIASVRQRIYNIEAGTQVVFTPDWYITEAMSFAFVEKVVFKSSKAIGLPGYLKLMVKGSGGNLSSSQISQLEEHFESEEKNPGGVARVLVENIGTLEVNKVYRVYFASAENIPTQTALDTLVDTYFQNLSDGEAFIENVLKVQFLNLPDSVLCEVEPSGDVLVPQGEIAVKGDAFQVIGLVYYG from the coding sequence ATGAATTTTTATACCTCTAAATCAAATATAGAATTAGAAATTGAGAGAAACGTAAAAGATGCCAAGGTTTTTTTGGGTCATAATTTTAATAGTCCTCTCAGCAAGGTAAAAACGTTTATACGAGCTCTGGCCAATGGCATTTACCTGTTTATTGACCTGCCTCTTGCCAGCCTGATTAAAGCGATTCATCCGCATACTTCCGAAGAAGCCGAATTACATGAATGGCTCAAGAGATTCGGGCTTGTCTGGAAATCGGCTACGCGGTCGATTCATAAAATTCGTGTGGGAAGCACAGAGAAAATTTATTATACTACAGAAATTCCCGTAGGAACTATTTTTTCTACAGCCGATGAAAAGATTCAATTTCAATCTACAAAAACCGCTTATCTTTTACCAACTACAGAAATAGATTCCCGCGGTTTCTATACTGTGGAGGTTGAGGTAGAGTGCTTACTTGAGGGAACCGTTGGAAATGTTGCACAGGATGGCATCACGGAAATTTTAGATTATCTGGATGAAATCGATGTGGTATATAACCCGGATTCAGAACCGGTTTCGCTCGGAAGTGATAGGGAAACCATAGCCAGTGTAAGACAAAGAATTTATAATATCGAAGCGGGAACGCAGGTTGTATTTACTCCTGACTGGTATATAACGGAAGCCATGAGCTTTGCGTTTGTGGAAAAGGTTGTATTCAAATCCTCTAAAGCGATTGGTTTACCCGGTTATTTAAAGCTTATGGTGAAAGGCAGCGGAGGTAATTTATCCTCTTCTCAAATAAGCCAATTGGAAGAACACTTTGAAAGTGAGGAAAAAAATCCGGGAGGCGTGGCAAGAGTTCTCGTTGAAAACATAGGAACCCTCGAAGTAAATAAAGTTTACAGGGTATATTTTGCCAGTGCTGAAAATATACCAACACAGACCGCATTGGATACACTGGTTGATACCTATTTCCAAAATTTATCCGATGGCGAAGCTTTTATTGAGAATGTTCTAAAAGTGCAATTTTTGAACCTGCCGGATTCCGTTCTATGTGAGGTAGAACCCTCCGGAGATGTATTAGTTCCACAGGGAGAAATTGCTGTAAAAGGTGATGCCTTCCAGGTTATCGGCCTTGTTTATTATGGGTGA